GGCGTCCTCGTGAGACACAGTCTCCCCGCTTCCACCACTTGTGCTTGCCCGGACCCCACCCGCACCCGAGACCACCCCTCGTGGCAGCCTCTTTTGGTCTGCGATCCCTGATCCCCAGCAGGGAGGTGCACTTCGGTGTCCCCTGGGCAGCCTATCCCCCGGCCACGTGATTTCCTACAACCTACACGACGCCGAAAATCACATCCCCCAGGGAGCTCCCCGTGCTCCGCCGGGCCCTGCCCGTGATGACCCACGTGGCTACCAGCTGCAGCCACCGGAGCCTGTCCCACATGGAGGAGAGAAAACCCAGGGCGGCTGCTGCGGCGACCAGCTCTGGGTGGCCTGCTGGGCTGACACACAGCCCCACAGCCTGCTCCTCTTGGGGCGCCTGGTACCCGGTGCTGCGGCATGATGGCTCAGGCCTCCCCAAGCCTCTGGTCAACGCCACCCTGCAGCCGCTGGCACGCTCTGGGCACTGGACGGGCCCTTGAGGGCCCTGGGGCCAGCTGCAGCGCCCGAGCCTCAGCCTCCTGCACCAAGGCAGGCGGGGCCCACAGCGGGGGGTGGGAGGAGCCCGCGCTAGAGGGGGCACGCTCGCAGGCAGTGGCCCGAAGCCACGCCCTGCCGGGGGTCCCCTCGGGGCCTGTGGTGAGGGCCGGGGGACACACGCTTCAAAACAGTCTCCCGCCAGGACTACGCTCGAGTGGAAGCTCCCAGGCCACGTGGCAGGAAGCCCTCGGTGAGACAACCGCACCACCGCGGCCTGGGCGGGGGGAGCCAAGCAGGGGGCTCCATCCGGGCACACTTGCTGCTGGGATCAAGCTGCGCGGGGGGGCCCCCTCTCCTGACAGACTCCCCGGGTCACACTCTCAGGTCCTTCGAGAGCACAAGGCTCACATGCTCACCACCCAAGCCTGTAAAGAGCAGCCCTGGGAGAAGAGAGCTCACGGCAGGAGGCGGGCACGGGAGGCGGTGCAGGGAGCGGAACGAACGCGGCGCAGGGAGCGGGACACAGCTTCACTCCCAGCCATGCGCTCGCGTGGAGCTAACCAGGGCCTGGCTATGGGACGGTGACAAGGCCACTGCCTCCCAACCGCCCGGGACAGCAAGCGCCAGCAGAAAGGGAAAGCTGCTAGGGCGCGTTACCCAGCAGGAGCGGCGGCGGCCCTGGGGAGAAGCAGCAAGGAGGGGCAAGGAGCTTGGGAGGAAGCCCAGAGTTGGCCACAGAAGGGACCTGGTCAGCAAGGAGGAGACGCAAGGACGGGCTGGCAGGGCGCGGGGAGCAGTGTGCGCGGAGAGCGGAAGGGTAGTGGGAAGGCAGGGTGcggggctgtggggggcagggCCTGGCCGGGCCTGAGCTGAGGGCACGCGGCTGAGACCTTCCCCATGGAGACGGGAGCAACACCGTGTCCCCGCCAGCCTCAAGGCCCCAGGCTGCTCCCCGAGGGCCTGTGGCGCACCTGCGGCTTCCTGGATCAGCGCGGAGTTGCGCTGGAGGATGAGCAGGAAGGACGAGGAGCCGTGGCTGCACAGGTAGAGCAGGATCTTCAGCACCTGCGGTGGGGGCAGGGGTGCGAGTGGGTTCCAGGCCCGACCCGCCAAGCCGCCCTCCTCCAGCCTCACCTCCCCACCCGCTGAGCAGAGGCCCGCCGGCCACCTCACTTTGAGTTTCACGTGGCCGGAGCCTCTCTGCAGCCGGCTCAGCAGGTACTCCAGCAGGCACTGGCTGCTGCCCAGGGACTCGTGCGAGATTTCCGGGGCGCCCAGCTAAGGAACTGCCCGAGTACAGAATCAGGCttccccaccgctgccgctcggTGTTCTGGGGGCACACGCTCAGGAATGGGCTGCTGCAGGCCCCAGCTCCAGCCGAGGGGTGCTCTGGGCTGCCATTGTCTCCAAGGTACCCCCAGGCCACGCCCACACCCGTTGCTATGGAAAGGGCGCCGGTGGAGCCCACCTGGGGACAGGAGAAGCCCTGCAGCCCTCCACGCCCCCCAGGGCCGAGCCAcctgcccctccaccccctgcGGCAGCCGAAGAAGGATACTGGCAATCTCCTCAAACAGGTAGCCGGGACACGGGGCCTCGTCGTCCGACGTCCCTTTCAGAAGAACCGGGAGCTACGAGAGAACAAGAGCCCCCACCCCGGGGAGCAGCCACGTCCACGGGGTGAGCCCGGCCTCCTGGGGGGCGGAAATGCGGAGGCGCGCAGCAGTCCGGCCTCCTCGCTCTGGGGGCCCCTGCTTCTGGGCAGGGGTGGGAATTGTCCCGCCCACCACAGGGACCTGCAGGAAGGGACCTCCGGGTGCTCAGGGGTCAAGGCCTGCCCGGGGAGAGGGCCGCTCTGCTCCCTACGCCCCCGAGGCGGGCACGACTCAGAGGCGCCTCCCGCACCCCGCGGGCAGGCGGGGCGAGCCGGCCTCCCGGGGCGGCTCCGCGAGGCCGCGCTGCCCGACCACCCGCCGAGGAGCCCGCGGACGAGCCCCGGGTCTGAGCACGACGCCGACGAAGGGAAGGAAACTGGGCTCCGGGGCGCGGCGGCCCGAGCACAGGGGGTGCCCGCCGGGAGCGCGCGGCGGGAGGGGGCTCCGGGGAGCGCGAGTCGCGCCCCTGCCCGGTCGCGGCCAGGCGCGCAGGGCGGAGACGAGCGTCCCGCGGCCACCGCGCCGCCCGGGTCCTCTCCGAGCGGCCCGCCGCGCTCCCGGGAGGGCTGGACCCGCCGGCTCGCAGGAGGCCGCCCCGCTCACCCGGTGCAGGAAGCTCAGGCGGTCGCGCAGCAGCGGCGCCGCCGCCATGGTCCCGGCCGCGGTCGGCCCGCCCCCGCGCCGGCCAGCTCCCGACCGTCCAATCGCCGCGCGGGCTCTCCCACCTCTGGCCAATCGCTCGCGGCGGGGCGGGCCCTGAGGGCGACCTCGGTGAACAATTTAAGTCTGAGTCAATCCCGAGAACCAGAGTAGCAACAGACGACGACTCGAGCCAATCGCAAGGCCCTGGGGAGGAGGGACCAGGCGGATCGCCGAAGCCGGGCCAATTAGAAAGCGCGGGGGAGATTATGGGCGTAGGCACGGACCTATGACGCTCCTGGGCGCCGGAAGAGGACGGACCCAACATGGCGGCGCCCGTGGGTGCCGAAAGGAGCCTCTCATGTCGACGAACGGAGCGTTGTGGGGTCGCGTGCGGAGCCGCCTCCGCGCCTTCCCTGGACGCCTGGCGGCCTGCGGGGCCGAGGTGGGGAGACGGAGGAGGGGGGCCGGCTGGGGACCGGgagggcggcggggcgggggacTGAAGGGCCACTGCGACCCGCGCCCGTCCCCTTCCGCAGGCCGCTGCGTACGGCAGGTGCGTGCAGGCCTCCACTGCCCCCGGCGGCCGCCTGAGGAAGGACCTCTGCGCCCAGGAGTTCGAGGCCTTGCGGAGCTGCTTCGCCGCCGCGGTAGGTgggcgcggggctgggggcgCGAGCGGGCCGACGCTGCAGCGAGAGgccctttcttccctcccctctttcTTTCGTTATTTGAGCGCTTTCGGGGCTCGGGTGCTCTGGCCGCTCTGGCCGCTCTGGCCGCTGGGCATATACCATCCAGCTCGCGGCAAAAGCCCAGGCAGTCTGTTGTGCTGGAGCCGTTTTTACATGTTACAAAGCGGGTGTGACACCAGGCTCCAAGACCTGATGAGGAACGTGATGTGACGATGTGTGTGAAAGGCCTGTGCAGATCCTCACACACACCAACGCCGGTGTTAGTGCTGCCACCAGAGGCACGGATGCCCAAATGAACTGCAAGGCGGTTTGTGATCCAAGCGCTCCAGCCGTGTGGGTCTTAACTTGGTCGTAATCCCAGCCAGAGTGGATCGTGCGCGTCAGGTTAGAACCACAGGCGTACCAGGGTGGACTCGGCACACACGGGGCAGCTGAGAGGCCGGCACGTGCACTGCTGGTTTCACCACTGGGCTCCATCACGGGCCAACCCCCAGAGTTTCAACGCAGGTTATCTCGCCCTAGTTTTGATGTAACATGTGCGGCTCGCAGAAGCTCTTCTCTAGCCGCTAGCCTGTTCGTACCATGGTAGGAAGAATCCATTTTCTTGGACTCAAGTCTTCCTTTTCTAAGCCGCGACGTTTCCTGGTTCCTGCCTGATCACATGCTGTGCCAGGAAAAGCCTCACGGAAATTGCCAAGTGCCGTCATAGTAAAGGATTACAGCCTCGCATGTGCCTGTGTACATAAAAGACCTGCAGAAAGAACAGTGGTCCTCCCCCGCAGAGAGGACCAAGGGAAGGGTAGCTCCCTGGGGACCCCTGGTGGAGGGCCCCGGATGGTGTTCCAGAACTTGCTGGAACCTGCCAGCGAGGCTCTAATCAGGGCCTTAGGCCGCCTCTGGGGCTGCTTTCCCAGTCGTCAGCATTCCTGGGAGCCACCTCAGGGCCCCTGATTCAGTCTGAGGCAGGCTGTGATGCCAGTGGTCAGCTCTAGCCACCGTGAGCCAGAGGTCCAGGGACGTGGACAGGGACGGGGTCCCGGGAGGCAGCCTCTGTTGATGTGCTGGTGTCATCCGGAGCAGGTGGGCGGAGAGCACGCAGGAGCGCCACTCCTGTAGCTCAGGCCCGAAAGGCTCAGTCAGCTGTCCTCGATAGCTCAGCACACACGTTCCAGAAGGTTCAGAAAAGAGCTCGCACCTTCCTGGCAGTATGTCCCAGATGCCCAGCTGACACCTCCCCCACACTCGGGTTTTGTTACCGGGCTTAGATTACCCGCATTGTCATAGTTTCTCACTCTTTTCAGCCTGCTTCCTGCAGCCTTCACGCTGCACGCTGGAGGCTGTCGTGGGAGATTCTGCCCATGAACCACCAATGTGGGACTttcagtgtgggagagaggtgcctaattgtttgagccacctctgttccctgctttgttgggtctctcgttattttttcctttttatttctcttgttgcgtcagcttgctgtcttgcccattgtctttaggaggcaccaggtacctctgcttcctgctttgttgtgtcttgttatttttgttttttgttgtgtcttgtcaccttgctgcacctgCTTGTCaagccagctcgctgtcttcttcaGAGGTGCTGGGAactaaaccatggacctcctatgtggtaggcaggagctcagtcacctgagccacatccactttccccccACCTTTTGGTGGTGAGTTGGGAGTTAACTGTCAGGGGCGTGTGGTCGTTTACATCCTGCCCCACCACGAGCTTTGGCCTTGCACTATTAGTTCTTGGATCAGGTAATGTGCTCCTGACAGCTCCTCCAATGCCTGTTACCTGGAGAAGCCCTTGGCTTGAGCGCAGCAGGCCGCCCAGCATCTCGGAGAAGACCTGGCTGCAGGCTCTGATGAGATTCGGAGGGTACTTGAGTTTCCTGAAGATGAGGAACTCCCGATGCGCCAACCTCGGCCAGTTTCCCTGGAGTAGTGGCCCCGTGAGGAGCTGGCAAGGAGGGGGCACGGGCTCCCGTTCCTGTTTCACCCTCTGAATACGTCCCCTGGGACAGCACCTCGGTGAAGTTTAGCCcacgtttttcctctgccacctCCCGAAGTGTGTGAGGGCCATGTGGTGCGTGCTGGGGGTGTCGGCATGGGGGCCGCTCCGGCTGTGGCCGAGGCCTGCACTGGGCATGAGTCTGCCCGTCTGCGGGGCTGAACCCGCACCAGTCCTGGGCGCTGCGTGCCTGCCAGCAGGGCCGTGCCGCATGGGCGGCTGAGCACTGGGGC
This genomic stretch from Dasypus novemcinctus isolate mDasNov1 chromosome 21, mDasNov1.1.hap2, whole genome shotgun sequence harbors:
- the NDUFAF8 gene encoding NADH dehydrogenase [ubiquinone] 1 alpha subcomplex assembly factor 8 produces the protein MTLLGAGRGRTQHGGARGCRKEPLMSTNGALWGRVRSRLRAFPGRLAACGAEAAAYGRCVQASTAPGGRLRKDLCAQEFEALRSCFAAAVEMAPKGGRQGRP